The Sphingosinicellaceae bacterium genome includes the window GCGGCAGAACGCGCTCATCCTCGGCGGCCTGCTCGCCATCGTCAGCATCGTCGTCATCGCGCTGAGTCTGTACCTGCGCAGCCTGCGCCGCAGCCGCAACACGATCCGCGGCGCGAACGAGACGCTGTCCCGCGTGAACGTCGAGCTCGAGCACGCGCTGACCGCCAAGTCGCGCTTCCTCGCGACGACCAGCCACGAGATCCGCACGCCCCTCAACGGCGTCCTCGGCATGACCCAGGTCCTGCTTGCCGACCCGACCGTGCGCAGCGACGTTCGCGAGCGCATCGCGCTGGTCCACGGGGCCGGCGAGTCGATGCGCGCGCTGGTCGACGACATCCTCGAGTTCGCCAAGATCGATGCCGGCAACGTCGATACCGTGAAAGCCGACATGGACCTCCACGCCCTCCTCCACACCGTCGTCGAGTTCTGGCAGGCGCAAGCGACGACCAAGGGGCTGAGCCTGACGCTCGAGCTCGGCGACGAGGTCCCGCGGCATATCGTGGAGGACGAGCGACGGGTCCGGCAGGTGCTGCTCAACCTGCTGTCCAACGCGATCAAGTTCACGCTTGCCGGCAGTGTCGTCGTCAAGGCGAGCGTCGTGACGACTGGCTTGGTCGAAAGCCTCGCGGTCGCGGTCGTCGATACCGGAGTCGGCATTCCGGACGAGGCCTTCGAGACGATTTTCGAGAAGTTCAGCCAGCTCGACACCAGCACGACGCGCAACTTCGGCGGCACCGGCCTCGGCCTCGCGATCTCGCGCAGCATCGCCGAAGCCCTTGGCGGCGACATTGGCGTCAGCAGTACGTCCGGTTCGGGCTCGACCTTCACCCTGACACTGCCGCTGGTCCGCGCCGCACCGCGGGTCGTCGCGGCCCCCAGCGCCGGTAGCCACGCGGCCGCCGGAATGGCGCAGGCCCACGTCATGCTGGTCGGCGGCGGCCTGATCGGCCAGAGCGTCATTCGCAACTTGCTTGGCGGAACAGTTGAGGCCTTCAGCGCCGCTGCAACCCTGGAGGCGGCGCTCGCACACCCGCAGATCGGCGATGCCGACGTCGTCATCGTCGACACGTCGACGGTCGGCAGCGACCTCGACGAGCTGTTTCAGGGCCTTGCAACGGGTAAAGCGCGACCACGGATCGTCGTAATCCTGCCGGCCGGCGACGCCTCCGCGGGTGCCGGGCTTGTCGCAGACGGTGTCGACTGCGTCCTTGCGCGACCGATCGGCGGTGCAGGCCTGATTGCGGCCCTGGAGGAACTATTCCGGGGGCTGGACGAATCCGTCAAGAAAGAACAGGTAAAGGTCGATCACGGAGCCGCGTAACTAACCAAACTAAGGGGCGAAGCGCTGTGCAGATCTTGTTCGTCGAGGACGATGCGATGAACCGCCGGGTGGTGCGGGACATGCTGCGCGTCGGCGGCGTCGAGATGAGCGAGGCAGCCGACGCCGAAACCGGCCTGAAGCTCATCGACGAGGAAGATTATGACCTCGTGCTGATGGACCTGCGCATGCCCGGCGTTGACGGCCTGACCGCGATCCAGCGGATCCGTGCCCGTGGCGACGTCAAGTCGACGATCCCGATCATCGTCGTGACCGCCGATACCGCCGCCAACCTGCGCAGCACCTGCCTGTCCAACGGCGCCGACGACCTGCTGCTCAAGCCGGTGGCGATGGAAGACCTGTTCGAAGCCATCGGCCGGCTGACCGCGTCGCGGTCGAGCGGTTCCACGGTTCCCATCTGAGCCGGGTCGGAGCAGCGGCTACCGAAATCGATCGAATGCTATCGATAACATGCCAACCTGCGGGCATTGCACAATAGTTAAGTACAACTTAGTACAAAGTCTTAACACGAGGCGTGCTAAATTGGCATCGTGACGGAAAGGGATTGCGTTGCCCCTTACCCAGGGGGCGCAATCAAATGGCGATCAACACCAACGCAGGCACGGTCGACCTGACCAACTGCGACATCGAGCCGATCCACATTCCCGGGACAATCCTGCCGCATGGCGCCATGCTGGTGCTGGACCCGGATACGCTGGTCGTGCTGCAGTCGGCGGGTGATACTGCTGCGCTGCTCGGGTGGCCGTCGCACACGCTGACCGGGAAGGCCGTCGATGTCCTGTTCGGCCCGGCGCAGATCGCCTATCTCAGGAAGATCAGTGGTACGTCGGCGCTGGCCAAGCCGCGCCATCTGCTCGACCCGGCGTTGCGCGTAGTCAGCGACCGCCCGCTCGACGCCAGCCTGCATCGCAACGAGGCCGGGCTGGTTCTGGAGTTCGAGTCCCCCGACGTCGATAACCGCTTCGTCGGCGATCCGCTTGCTGCCGTGCAGGAAATGCTCGACGGCCTCGAGGAACAGCCTGCGCTCCAAGGCTTCTGCCAGGCCGGCGCGGAAAGCGTCCGACGGGTGCTCGGCTACGACCGGGTCATGGTCTACCGCTTCATGCCCGACGAGAGCGGCTGGGTGTACGCAGAGAGCCGCCGCGAAGACATCGAGCCGTTCCTCGACCTGCATTATCCCGCCACCGATATTCCGGTGCAGGCACGGGCACTATACCTGAAGTCGTGGCTGCGGCTGATCACCGAGGTCGACTACACGCCCGCGCCGCTGCTGCCGGTGCTCAGCCCGCTGACTGGCGCACCGCTCGACATGAGCCATGCGACGCTGCGCGATGTCTCGCCGGTGCACCGCGAGTATCTGCGCAACATGGGCGTCGGCGCGTCGATGTCGATCTCGATCATCCGGGGCGGCGAATTGTGGGGGCTGATCGCCTGCCATCACTACAGCCCGCGCCGCCTGCCCCGCCACCTGCGTGCCGTCGCCGAGCTGTTCGGCGCGATGTTCTCGCTGCAGCTCGAAGCCCGCCAGCGCACCGAGCAGCTGAACGCGCGACTCGCCAACCGGGCGATCCTCCAGACGCTGATGCAGGACCTCTCGCTCGAGGACGATTACGCCGAGGGCCTGCTGCGCCAGGCACCGTTGCTGCTGAGCTATATCCAAGGCGGCGGGCTGTCGTTGCGCGGCAGCTTGCAGGGCGGCGTCGCGGTGCGGTTCAGCAGCAAGATCAACTCGTTGGGCGCGACTCCCAACGACGCGCAGATTGCCGCGCTGGTCGACTGGCTGACTGTCCGGATGGCCGATCACGACGGTGTCTTCGTCACCGACCGGCTCGGCGAACTCTGGCCGCCGGCGAAGGAATTCGCCGATGTCGGGTCCGGCCTGCTGGCGATCTCGGTGTCGCGGGAGCCCCGTGATTTCATCCTGTGGTTCCGGCCCGAACTGATCGCGACGGTGACCTGGGCGGGCAATCCCGACAAGCCGGTCGAGATCATCCCGGAGGGCGAGCGCCTGACGCCGCGAAAGTCGTTTGCAGCCTGGCAGCAGACGGTGCGCGGGCGTTCCTCGCCGTGGACCGTGCCCGACAGCGATGCCGCGTTCGACCTGCGACTGTCGCTGCTCGAGGTCGTGCTGCGCCGCATCGACGCCGTGGTGCGCGAACGGACCCGGGTCTCGGAGCGCGACCAGTTGCTGATGGCCGAGCTCGATCACCGGGTGAAGAACACGCTCGCCAATATCCAGGCGCTGGTCGTGCAGACGAGCCGGAGCGCCAACTCGCTGACCGGTTTCGTCGAGGACCTCGATGGCCGCATCCGGGCGATGGCCAAGGCGCACAGCCTGCTCACGCAAAGCAACTGGGAGGGTGTCGCGATCGCGACGCTGATCGGCGACGAACTCGACCCGTATGGCCGGGGCGGCGCCGACCTCAGGGTCGATGGTCCGACCGTCATCCTGACGCCCAAGGCCTCGCTGTCGCTGTCGCTCGCGGTGCACGAGCTGGCCACCAACGCCGCCAAATACGGTGCGCTGTCGAGGGCCGGCGGACGGGTCAACGTGTCGTGGCAGAGGCTGGGCGACGGTGAGCTCAGGCTGGTCTGGACCGAGCGCGGCGGACCGCCGGTGGAGGAGCCCAAGCGCCGCGGCTTCGGATCCCGCCTGATCGAGCGCGCGCTCGCCCTCGACACCGCGGGCACCTCGACGATCCGCTTCGAGCCCGCGGGCGTGGTCTGCGAGATCACGCTGCCCGCCGCTGCAGTTTTCCGCCTGACCGATTCCGAACCCGCCCCGCGGGTCATCGAACCAGTGGCGGCGGTGATCGCCGACAACCTGCTGGCGTCGCGACCGCGTATCCTCGTCGTCGAGGATTCGGCGCTGATCGTGATGACGCTCGAAATGATGTTCGAGGATCTTGGCTGGGACCTCGTCGGCCCGGCGATCAGCGTCGCCGAGGCGCTACCGTTGGCGCGGGGCGAACAGCTCGACGCCGCGCTGCTCGACGTCAATCTCGATGGTGAACCCTCGTGGCCGGTGGCCGCAATCCTGCAATCGCGCGGCGTCCCGTTCGCGTTCGCGACGGGTTACGATGCACGGACGGCGCTGCCGGAGGAGTTCAAGGGCGTGTCGGTAATCGGGAAGCCGTTCCGCCTGAACGATATCGCCGAGCAGCTGCGCCAGCTGATGCGGTCTCCCAGGGTCGACACTCTGGAACCTAGCTAGAACGCGAGCCGAGATAGGCCGTCAGCAGCATTTCGGCGGTCTGCACCAGCGTCGATGACGGACCCTGCGACCCGGACGTATGCCGGCTGCTGCTCGCCCCCTCCACCAGCAGCATCAGCCCGTCCGCCAGGCCGTCGGGGTTAGCGATCGGCAGCTGGCGCGTCAGGTCGGTCATGCGCTTGCGCATCGCCGCCTTGGTGATATCGGTGAGTTGCCGCGCCGGGTGGCTGGCCTCCGGGAACTCGACGGCCGCGTTGGTCGAGGCGCAGCCTCGGTAGCTGGGCGCGGCAATCTCGTCGGCGAAATCCTGCATGTGCGCGCTCAATTCGGCGAGCGGATCGTCGCCGAAACGCGCCGCAGTCGCTGCCCAACGCGCGTTGCCGTCGTCGATCTGCTTCTGCAGGCAGACCACGATCAGGTCGTCCTTCGACGCATAACTGCGATACAAAGTCGGCTTGGTGACGCCCGTCTCCATCACGATCTCGTCGACCCCGACGGCCCGAATTCCGCGTGTATAGAAGAGGTTGGTCGCCGTATCGCACAGGCGGTCGGCCGCCGAACGGCGCGCCGTTACGGTCCCTGTATCGGGTCTGTTTTCGACGGCCGCTTTTTGAACTGACATTTTTTCTTTGCCTCGCTCCGCGCTCGAAACCCCAACCGGCGCTTGACTTAATGTAACTGACCGGTACGTAACGTCAAGCACGTACCGGTCAGTTACATTTTGAAGTCAGCGTCCCATATCGGGGACCAGAGCGGGGATAGAAATCATGGCGTATCTGCAATTCAACGAAATCGGCAACGCGAGCAACGCGGTCGGTGTCCGCGCTCCCCGTCCGGTCGAGGTCTACAGCTTTTCCCAGCTGGAATGGACCGTGGTCCGCGTCGCCCGGCTCGACGCATCGCGGTGGAAATTCCACTCCCGGCTGCTAGACCGGCTGCTGCGGATGCTGCTCGGCGACGTCCGCGACGACGGGCTCGCCAACCCCCGTCTCGAGGCACTGCGCCGCACTGCGCTGGCGATCCGACGGCGCGGGGCCCGGGTGCCCGGCGACGTGATCGCTGCCTTCCACGCCGCGGGCTTCACCCGCGAGCAACTCACCACACTCATCCACAGCGTCGAACTCGACATCGTCTCGCGCCGTCAGGGACGCCTCGCATGAACATGACCCAACACTCCGAGTTCGCCCGCGCGATCAAGGCGACGCGGCTTCGGCATCGACGCACCGCGATCGCCGTCGTGCTCGGCTCGGTCGCCCTGATCGGTGTCGGCACGGCAAAGTTCGCCGGTGGTTCGGCCCCCGCCGCCGCGGCACCGCCGCCGCCCGCGGTCACCATCGCGGTGCCGCTGCTGCGCCAGGTCGACGAGTGGGACGACTACATCGGGCGTTTCGCGCCGAGCAAGTCGGTCGAGATCCGCCCCCGCGTCTCGGGCGCGCTGACCGGCATCTTCTTCAAGGACGGCGAGATCGTAAAGCAGGGCCAGCTCCTGTTCCGCATCGATCCGCGCCCGTTCGCCGCCGCCCTCGCCGAGGCCCGCGCCAAGGAAGCCAGCGCCCTGTCGTCGGTCCAACTCGCCCGCAGCGCCCTCGCCCGCGCCACAAGGCTGATCGCCGACGAGGCCGTGTCGGCGGAGGAGATCGATACGCTCCGCGCCAACCTCCGCGCCGCCGAGGCCTCGGTCGGCGCAACCCGCGCCCAGGTCACCGCTCGTGCACTCGACGTCGAGTTCACCGAGGTCCGCTCGCCGATCATCGGTCGCGTGTCGGACCGCCGCGCCGACGTCGGCAACCTTGTCGCGGGCGGCGAAGCCTCGAGCGCGACACTGCTCACCACGGTCTACGCCCTCGACCCGATCTACTTCAGCTTCGACGGTTCGGAGGCGCTCTACCTCAAGGCCCGGCGCGACGGCGACAGCGCCAAGGACCGCGTCGAGATCCAGCTGCAGGACGAGACCGGCTACCGCTGGAAGGGCAAGATCGACTTCAGCGACAACCGCCTCGACCCCGGCGCCGGCACCATCCGTGGCCGCGCCATCGTCGCCAACCCGGGCTATTTCCTCACCCCCGGCATGTTCGGCAACATGCGGCTGGCGAGCGGCGCGACCCGTGCGGCGCTGTTGATCCCCGACACCGCGATCGGCACCGACCAGGCCCGCAAGGTCGTGCAGATCGTCGGCAAGGACAACGTCGTCTCGACCCGCGCGGTCGTGCTCGGGCCGGTCATCGACGGGCTCCGCATCGTCCGCAGTGGGCTCAAGCCCGGCGACCGCGTCATCGTCGAGGGCATGCAGAACGCCGCCCCCGGCGCCCCGGTGACACCGCGTTCGACCACGGCAACCGCCATCGCCAGCGCCGAACCTGTGCAGACCCCCAACTCCGCCGCACCGATCGCGGCGCAGGCGACCTTCTCCGCGACCGCGACCCGCTAGCGCACAAATTTGTCATCCCGGCGAAATCCGGAACCCAGTTGCCCTCCGGGCACGAAGTTCGGTCCACGCAATGCAACTGGCTCCCGGCCTTCGCCGGGATGACAGGACCGACCACTGCACCCCGCTGCGGCCCTTTCCGCAGCGCTAGAACAATTCGCTCCAAGCTCATCGTTTCAGGACGAAATCCATGAACTTCTCCCGCTTCTTCATCACCCGGCCGATCTTCGCCGCGGTGCTGGCCATCGTCATCGTCATCGTCGGGCTGGCGGCCTATTTCCGGCTGCCGATCTCGCAATACCCCGACATCGTGCCGCCGACGGTAACGGTCACGGCGAACTATCCGGGAGCGACCGCGGAGGTTGTCGCGGACACCGTCGCTGCGCCGATCGAGCAGGAGATCAACGGCGTCGACAACATGCTGTACCAGTCGTCGCAGTCGACCGGCGATGGCCGGCTGGTTATCACCGTGACCTTCAAGATCGGCACCAACCTCGATGCCGCGCAGGTGCTGGTGCAGAACCGTGTCGCCATCGCCGAGCCGCGCCTGCCCGAGGACGTCCGCCGCCTCGGCATCGTCACGCAGAAGACCTCGCCCGACTTCCTGATGGTCATCAACCTGATCTCGCCCGACAAGTCGCTCGACCGCAGCTATGTCTCCAACTACGCGCTGACCCAGGTCCGCGACCTGCTGGCGCGCGTCGACGGCGTCGGCGACGTTCGCCTGTTCGGGGCTCGCGACTACGGCATGCGGGTGTGGATCAACCCCGGCAAGGCCGCCTCGCTCGACCTGACCGCCGGCGAGATCGTCGCCGCTCTACGCGCCCAGAACGTCCAGGTGTCCGCCGGCACGCTCGGCCAGCCGCCCTATGACCGCGGCCCCTCTGGACTCAACAACGCCTTCCAGCTCAACGTCGAGACCCAGGGTCGCCTGACCGACCCCGCGCAGTTCGCCAACATCGTCATCCGCACCGATGCCAGCGGCCGCCAGACCCGCGTCTCCGACGTAGCGCGGGTCGAGCTCGGCGCGCAGGACTACGGCACCAACACCTATCTGAGCGGCCAGGAGTCGCTGATCATCGCAGTCTTCCAGCGCCCCGGCTCGAACGCGCTGGCCGCCGCCGACGGCATCAATTCCGAGCTCAAGGCAATGTCGAAGCGCTTCCCCAAGGGCCTGGAGTACCGCGTCATCTACAACCCGACGGCGTTCATCAGCCAGTCGATCGACGCGGTGAAGCACACTTTGGTCGAGGCGATCTTCCTCGTCGTGCTGGTCATCCTGGTGTTCCTGCAGAGCTGGCGCGCCGCGATCATCCCGATCATCGCGATTCCGGTGTCGCTGATCGGCAGCTTCACCATGCTCTCGGTGCTCGGCTACAGCCTCAACAACCTGTCCCTGTTTGGTCTGGTGCTGGCCATCGGCATCGTCGTCGACGACGCCATCGTCGTGGTCGAGAACGTCGAGCGCAATCTCGAGCGTGGGCTGTCCCCGCTCGAGGCCGCACGGACCTCGATGGACGAGGTCGCGGTCGCGCTTGTCGCCATCGTGCTGGTGCTGTGCGCGGTGTTCGTGCCGACGGTGTTCCTGACCGGCATCTCCGGCGAGTTCTACCGCCAGTTCGCGGTCACCATCACCACCGCGACCGTGATCTCGCTGCTGCTGTCGTTGACCCTGTCGCCGGCACTGGCCGCGATGCTGCTGCGCGGCAAGCACGCCGACACGCCGGGCCTGCATGGCTGGCGGCGCATCGGCCACAATGCCGGTGCCCTATTCAACCGCGGCTTCGAGAAACTGAGCGACGCCTACGCCGGCATGACGCGCTTCCTCGTCCAGCACCCGAAGTCGGTGTTTGTGGCTTACTCTGCGCTGATCGCGCTGACCGTCGGTGCCTTCACCTACACCCCGACCGGCTTCATCCCGGCGCAGGACCAGGGCTATTTCCTGACCATCGTCCAGCTGCCGCCGGGCTCGTCGCTGGCGCGTACCGACGCCGTGCTCCGCAAGGTCGCGGCACGGATCATCCCGTTGAAGGGCGTCCTCGGCTCGGTCATGCTCGCGGGCTTCGACGGTCCCTCGCAGACTTCGGCGCCCAATTCAGCCGCGGCCTATATCCCACTGAAATCGTTCGAAGAGCGCGCCAGACTTGGCGTCACTCTGCAGAGCATCATGGCAGAAGCGCAGGCCAAGATCGCCGACATCGACGAAGCCCGCCTGCTGGTCGTGCCACCGCCGCTGATCCAGGGCATCGGCTCGGCGGGAGGCTACCGCGTCATGATCGAGGACCACGGCGGCCACGGCTATGCGGCGCTCGGCAAGGTCTCGTTCGGGCTGATCGGCAAGGCCAATTCGACCAAGGGCTTGAAGCAGGTCTACAGCTTCTTCGACACCAACACTCCCAGCGTCTTCGCCGACATCAACCGCGCCAAGGCCGACCTGCTCGGGGTCCCGCCCGCCCGCGTCTTCGAGGCGCTGCAGGTCTATCTCGGCTCGGCGTTCGTTAACGATTTCAATCTGCTCGGGCGGACTTATCGCGTGACGGCTCAGGCTGATGCGCCGTTCCGCAACACCGTCGCCGACGTCGCGAACCTCAAGACCCGCTCAAACTCCGGCGCCATGGTCCCGCTTGGCGCGGTCGCCAACTTCCACGACAAGACCGGACCGTACCGCGTGACGCGCTACAACCTGTTCCCCGCGGTCGAGGTTGACGGCGACACCGCGCCCGGCTTCTCCTCGGGCCAGTCGCTGGCTGCCATGGAAAACCTCGCCGCGACGACCCTGCCCGCCGACTACACCACCGAGTGGACCGGCATCGCCTTCCAGCAGAAGGCCGCCGGCTCGACTGCGGCACTCGTCTTCGGCCTCGCGGTGGTCTTCGTCTTCCTGGTGCTGGCGGCGCAGTACGAAAGCCTGACCCTGCCGCTGGCGATAATCCTGATCGTGCCGATGTGCCTGCTCGCGGCCATGGTGGGGGTTAACCTACGGGGAATGGACAACAATGTCCTGACGCAGATCGGCCTGGTCGTGTTGATTGCGTTGGCCGCCAAGAACGCCATCCTGATCGTCGAGTTCGCACGGCAGGCCGAGGAGATCGACGGCCTCACCCCGGTCGAGGCCGCGGTCCGGGCCGCTCGCGACCGGCTCCGCCCGATCCTGATGACGTCGTTCGCCTTCATCCTCGGCGCGCTGCCGCTGGTGCTCGCGACCGGGGCCGGCGCCGAGCTGCGCCAGGCGCTCGGCACCGCGGTGTTCTTCGGAATGATCGGCGTCACCGGCTTCGGGCTGCTGTTCACCCCGACCTTCTACGTCGTCTGCCGCGCGCTCTCGGGCTGGCGTCCCATCCCGCGCCCGGCCGAGCCCGCCGCGCTCCAGCCGGCCGAATAGGACCCATGACGATGCACCGTAATCTCAGCCTCGCCCTGCTGCTCGCGCTCGCCGCCTGCAAGGTCGGTCCCGAGTACGTCCACCCGGAGGCGGTCTCCAGCGCCGCACCGCCGTTCCTCGGCAGCACGACATCGGCGGTGTCGAGCACCGAAGGCCCCGACGGCACCTGGTGGCGGCTGTACCAGGACCCGGTCCTCGACGGCCTTGTCGCCGACGCGCTGGCCGCTAACAAGGACATCGCGGTCGCCACCGCCAACCTCGACCGTGCCCGCGCAGCCCTGCGCGCGGTCCGTGGCGACCGCCTGCCCAGCGTCAGCCTCGACGCAAACGGCGGTTACCAGCGCCTGCCGGCGAGCCAGACCCTGCCCGGCACCAGCCGCAGCGGCAGCACCGTCGACGGCGGCTTCAGCGTTGCCTACGAGGTCGACCTGTTCGGGCGCATCTCGCGCGGTGTCGAGGCGGCGCGTGGTGACGTCGCCGCCGCCGATGCCGACCGCGACGCCGTCCGGGTCGCGATCGTCGCCGAGACCGCGCGCGCCTATGCCGACCTGGGTTCGCTCGCCGAACGTATCCGCGTCGCGCGGCGCACCGTCGAGCTCGTCGACCAGAGCGTCCAGATCACCGCCAAGCGCTTCGAGGCCGGGCGCGCCAACCGCCTCGACACCTCGCGCGCCGCGACGCTCCGCGACCAGGTCCGCGCCACCGTGCCACCGCTGGAGGCCGAGCGCGAGGCGGCGCTGTTCAGCCTCGCTACCCTGACCGGCCGCACCCCACGCGACCTGCCACCCGAGATCGGAGCCAACGCCGTCGTCCTGCACCTCGACCGCCCGCTCCCCGTCGGCGACGGCCGCGCGCTCCTCGCGCGCCGCCCCGACGTCCGCGCCGCCGAGCGCCGGCTGGCCGCCGAAACCGCCCGCATCGGCGTCGCCACCGCCGACCTGTACCCGACGATCTCGCTCGGCGGCTCGGTCGGCTCGACCAGCGGCGGCCTTGGCAACGCACTGACCGGCGGCGCCCTGCGCTTCTTCACCGGCGGGCTGCTGTCGTGGAATTTCCTCAACCAGGAGCCGGCGCGAGCTCGCATCGCCGGCGCCCGCGCCGAGACCGCGGCAGCGCTGGCGCGCTTCGACAAGACCATCCTGCAGGCCTTGCAGGAAACCGAGACCGCGCTTTCGGCATTCAACCACGAGCTCGACAGGCGGCAGGCGCTCACCGACGCCCGGACCGAGGCCGCAACTGCGGTCCGCATCGTCCGCGCCCAGCTTCGCGAAGGCCGCGTCGATTCGCTTAGCCTGATCGACGCCGAGCGCGCCTTCTCCGACACCGAGGCCTCGCTTGCCGCCTCGGACGCCCGCGTCGTGACCGCGCAGGTCGACCTGTTCCGGGCACTCGGTGGCGGCTGGCAGGCGGACGTCGTGACAGCGGATGCCACGGTCGCGACATCACCGGCCACCGCGAGCGCTTTGCCCTGAAGGATTAAGCCGCGACCCTAAGTGGCTTGGCAAGTTGGGAATAATGCGCAAAAAGTTCCTCGAAATGGTCGCGCATGGTCCGCGGCTCGACTGGCTGCGGGACTGAAGCCCCAGCCCGCCGGTCCTCGGCGAACGCGACGATCTCGCGCGCCGCAGCGGCTGCCGATGCGGGCGTGAACAGGCGTCCCGGCCGCCCCGCCAGCTGGTCAGCGGCACCACCGGTATCGGGCACGATCAGCTCTAGCCCCGAGGCCAGCGCTTCCGCTGCGACCATGCAGAAGGTCTCCGCCTCGCAGCCGTGGATCAGGGCGTCGGCACTCGCCATCAGACGCGCGAGCTCGGCGCGATTGTTGGTCGGCTTAAGCATTCGGATGTGTGGGTTAGCACCGATTTTTGCGGCGATACGCGAGCGTTCGCGCCCGTCGCCGACGAGGACCAACCCGACCGCCGCGCTGAACTGCGCCGAGGTCACTGCGTCGACGATCATCGGCCAGCGCTTCTCCGGGGCATGGCGACCAACGCCGATCAGCAGCGTTGCTTCCGGCCCAAGCCCGCACATCGCGAGCAAACGGGCGCGCAACGCGAGATCGCGGCGGCGGGGCGAGAACACCCCGGGCTCGACCCCCATGGCGATCGTCGAGACGTGGTGCAGACCGCCCGCCTCGAGCCGCTCGGTCAGGCTGCGGCTAGCGGTGACGACACTATCGAAACCGGCGTCGAGGCGGCGCAGATGCCGCCAGTACCACTCAAAGCCCCGGTCGACCGCCGGCCGGTCCGCCAGCATCTCGAACCAGCGATAAGCATAGGCCGCGAGCGGGTCGGCGTGCATGACCAGTGTCCGGACCGCGGTGCTGCGCCACGCCGCGACCATCGACGCGCTGCGCCACGGCGACGACACCTCGACCACGTCTGGCCGCTCGCTGTCGAGCACGGCATGGAGCACGGCCGCATCGCCGAAATAATGGTAATTCGGGTCGAGCGGGAACTTCGGTGACTTGATCCAGACGATGCGTGCACCCGGGCCGCGGTGCTCGGTCCAGCTCCGCGATCCCGGCGCGATGACGACGATCTCGTGACCGGCGCGCGGGCCCTCGACCAGCTTGCGGTCGATATAGGTCCGGACACCGCCGCCTTTCGGGGCATAGAAAGCGCAGACATCGACGATTTTCACCGGTGCGTGTCTCCAATCGGGCCAAAGCCGAACAGGCCGTGGCGGTAGTTGAGGCGGATCGTCAACGGCGTCAGGCCCGGTCCGGCGACGGCGCGCACGGCACTCGCGGCAGGCGGACCGAGGCGCAGGACTGGATCGCCCGGGAAGCCGAGGCCGTCGGTGGCCAGCGTGAACTTGCGGTTGCTGTCGCGGTCGTGCAGCAGCGAAAGCGCGTAGGTCCCCGGCACGGGCACACGGATGCACAACACTGCCGGTCCGGACGCCGGGACCGGCACCTCGACACGCCGGAAGGTCTTCCCGGCGGCGACGAGGACGTTGTCGTCGGCCAAGAAATCCCCTTGCTCGGGCGGATAGACCTCCAGCCGGAGCTGGCCCTTGCGATCCTTGAGGCCGGCCGCTGTGACCATGAACGCCGGACCGGGCTCGTCCGGACGGCAACGCCCGGCCGCCATGCCGAGTTCGGGCCGCGACGGGATGATCGCCCCGGCCGCGACCGGCAGGGCGAGGGCGATGAGTATTACCCGCTTCACGCCAGCCGCTTCCAGCCGGCAATCTCGGCGACAGCGAGCAATGTGCCGAGCACCAGATGCGTTGCGAAAATCAGGCCGGCCATGAGCGCCATCAGCTCGACGACCTGCTGGTCCTGCCCGACGACAAGGACTGCAATACCCGCGAAGACGACATCCTTGTTGGGGATCAGCGGCAGCCGTGACAGCAGCAGGCGCAGCGTCGCCAGCAGCAGCCAGATGCTCGCCGACACCGCCGGCAGCGCGACATGCCACATCCACGCCGCGAGCAGGGTCGTTGCAGCGATGCGTGCGAAGTGCACCCCGATGACAAAGCGGAGATCCGCCTTTGGCAGGCTGAACAGCCGTCCCCGGAAAAACATCACGAT containing:
- a CDS encoding efflux RND transporter permease subunit; this translates as MNFSRFFITRPIFAAVLAIVIVIVGLAAYFRLPISQYPDIVPPTVTVTANYPGATAEVVADTVAAPIEQEINGVDNMLYQSSQSTGDGRLVITVTFKIGTNLDAAQVLVQNRVAIAEPRLPEDVRRLGIVTQKTSPDFLMVINLISPDKSLDRSYVSNYALTQVRDLLARVDGVGDVRLFGARDYGMRVWINPGKAASLDLTAGEIVAALRAQNVQVSAGTLGQPPYDRGPSGLNNAFQLNVETQGRLTDPAQFANIVIRTDASGRQTRVSDVARVELGAQDYGTNTYLSGQESLIIAVFQRPGSNALAAADGINSELKAMSKRFPKGLEYRVIYNPTAFISQSIDAVKHTLVEAIFLVVLVILVFLQSWRAAIIPIIAIPVSLIGSFTMLSVLGYSLNNLSLFGLVLAIGIVVDDAIVVVENVERNLERGLSPLEAARTSMDEVAVALVAIVLVLCAVFVPTVFLTGISGEFYRQFAVTITTATVISLLLSLTLSPALAAMLLRGKHADTPGLHGWRRIGHNAGALFNRGFEKLSDAYAGMTRFLVQHPKSVFVAYSALIALTVGAFTYTPTGFIPAQDQGYFLTIVQLPPGSSLARTDAVLRKVAARIIPLKGVLGSVMLAGFDGPSQTSAPNSAAAYIPLKSFEERARLGVTLQSIMAEAQAKIADIDEARLLVVPPPLIQGIGSAGGYRVMIEDHGGHGYAALGKVSFGLIGKANSTKGLKQVYSFFDTNTPSVFADINRAKADLLGVPPARVFEALQVYLGSAFVNDFNLLGRTYRVTAQADAPFRNTVADVANLKTRSNSGAMVPLGAVANFHDKTGPYRVTRYNLFPAVEVDGDTAPGFSSGQSLAAMENLAATTLPADYTTEWTGIAFQQKAAGSTAALVFGLAVVFVFLVLAAQYESLTLPLAIILIVPMCLLAAMVGVNLRGMDNNVLTQIGLVVLIALAAKNAILIVEFARQAEEIDGLTPVEAAVRAARDRLRPILMTSFAFILGALPLVLATGAGAELRQALGTAVFFGMIGVTGFGLLFTPTFYVVCRALSGWRPIPRPAEPAALQPAE
- a CDS encoding TolC family protein produces the protein MHRNLSLALLLALAACKVGPEYVHPEAVSSAAPPFLGSTTSAVSSTEGPDGTWWRLYQDPVLDGLVADALAANKDIAVATANLDRARAALRAVRGDRLPSVSLDANGGYQRLPASQTLPGTSRSGSTVDGGFSVAYEVDLFGRISRGVEAARGDVAAADADRDAVRVAIVAETARAYADLGSLAERIRVARRTVELVDQSVQITAKRFEAGRANRLDTSRAATLRDQVRATVPPLEAEREAALFSLATLTGRTPRDLPPEIGANAVVLHLDRPLPVGDGRALLARRPDVRAAERRLAAETARIGVATADLYPTISLGGSVGSTSGGLGNALTGGALRFFTGGLLSWNFLNQEPARARIAGARAETAAALARFDKTILQALQETETALSAFNHELDRRQALTDARTEAATAVRIVRAQLREGRVDSLSLIDAERAFSDTEASLAASDARVVTAQVDLFRALGGGWQADVVTADATVATSPATASALP
- a CDS encoding glycosyltransferase — encoded protein: MKIVDVCAFYAPKGGGVRTYIDRKLVEGPRAGHEIVVIAPGSRSWTEHRGPGARIVWIKSPKFPLDPNYHYFGDAAVLHAVLDSERPDVVEVSSPWRSASMVAAWRSTAVRTLVMHADPLAAYAYRWFEMLADRPAVDRGFEWYWRHLRRLDAGFDSVVTASRSLTERLEAGGLHHVSTIAMGVEPGVFSPRRRDLALRARLLAMCGLGPEATLLIGVGRHAPEKRWPMIVDAVTSAQFSAAVGLVLVGDGRERSRIAAKIGANPHIRMLKPTNNRAELARLMASADALIHGCEAETFCMVAAEALASGLELIVPDTGGAADQLAGRPGRLFTPASAAAAAREIVAFAEDRRAGASVPQPVEPRTMRDHFEELFAHYSQLAKPLRVAA
- a CDS encoding DUF2141 domain-containing protein gives rise to the protein MAAGRCRPDEPGPAFMVTAAGLKDRKGQLRLEVYPPEQGDFLADDNVLVAAGKTFRRVEVPVPASGPAVLCIRVPVPGTYALSLLHDRDSNRKFTLATDGLGFPGDPVLRLGPPAASAVRAVAGPGLTPLTIRLNYRHGLFGFGPIGDTHR